In Lacinutrix sp. Bg11-31, the DNA window GAAAATTTAATTACATTGAAGCTGGAGAAGGCACGCCAATAATAGTTCTACATGGACTTATGGGTGGCCTAAGCAATTTTGATGCTGTTATAGATCGCTTTAGTAATGAAGGATACAAAGTCATTATACCACAATTACCTGTTTATACTATGCCTCTTTTAAAAACCAACGTTAAGGCATTCTCTAAGTACTTAGGTGAGTTTTTAAAATTTAAAAAATTTGACGAAGTTATTTTATTAGGAAACTCTCTTGGTGGACATATTGGTCTTTATTTTACAAAAATGAATCCTGAAAAAGTAAAAGCGTTAATTATTACAGGAAGCTCAGGTTTATACGAAAGCGCAATGGGCGGAAGCTACCCAAAACGTAGTGATTACGAAGTGATTAAGAAAAAAGCACAAGATGTTTTTTACGATCCTGCTGTAGCAACAAAAGAAATTGTTGATGAAGTTTACGAAACTGTAAACGACAGAATTAAACTAATTAAAACGCTTACTATTGCCAAAAGTGCTATTAGGCATAATATGGCAAAAGATTTACCAAAGATGAATACACCTACTTGTATTATTTGGGGAAGAAATGATGCGGTTACACCTCCTGATGTTGCAGACGAATTTAATAAATTACTTCCGGATTCTGATTTGTTTTGGATTGACAAATGTGGACATGCTGCCATGATGGAACATCCTACAAAATTTAATGAAATTCTTGGAAACTGGTTGAAAGAGCGTAAATTTTAGGTTCATCCCAGTTTTAATTTTTCAATCTTTACTCATTAGTCTTACTCTAATAAAAAACCTTTTCTAGACTCACTTTCTAGGAAGAAGATATCATTATACTTATCATATATCTTAAGTTGTTGCCCTATTTTTAGTGCTTACTCTTTTTTGCTCACTTAAATGTGCTTACTTTTGTAGCTTAATCAACTGGTTAAAATTTAACTTGCTTGAGTGTTTTGTTTAATTAATAATGAGATTCCTGCCTTCGCCAGGAATGAGAAAGATGAAAATTAAGTCTGCTGAATTTGTATTAAGTAATTCTGATGTGGCAAAATGCCCAAAAGATATGCTGCCTGAATATGCCTTTATTGGCAGAAGTAACGTTGGTAAATCGTCACTTATTAATATGCTTACTAGCAAAAAAAGTCTTGCTAAAACTTCTGGAAGACCTGGAAAAACTCAACTTATTAATCATTTTCTTATTAATAAAGACTGGTACCTGGTAGATTTACCTGGTTATGGTTATGCAAAAGTTTCTAAGAGCACAAAAAAGGTGTTTCAGAAATTT includes these proteins:
- a CDS encoding alpha/beta fold hydrolase, which translates into the protein MSHTLITEGKFNYIEAGEGTPIIVLHGLMGGLSNFDAVIDRFSNEGYKVIIPQLPVYTMPLLKTNVKAFSKYLGEFLKFKKFDEVILLGNSLGGHIGLYFTKMNPEKVKALIITGSSGLYESAMGGSYPKRSDYEVIKKKAQDVFYDPAVATKEIVDEVYETVNDRIKLIKTLTIAKSAIRHNMAKDLPKMNTPTCIIWGRNDAVTPPDVADEFNKLLPDSDLFWIDKCGHAAMMEHPTKFNEILGNWLKERKF